Within Sorghum bicolor cultivar BTx623 chromosome 2, Sorghum_bicolor_NCBIv3, whole genome shotgun sequence, the genomic segment AGTAGTACTCTGCTGTAAACAAATTTAATCAAAGCACATGCAACATAGAATTTTTGTTTTTCAAAAGAACATGCATAATAGAGATAAAGCGACAGTGTCAAACAACACTattactcaggccttgtttagatccaaaacatTTTTGGAttctgacactgtagcactttcgtttgtatttggcaattattgtccaaccatggactaattaggctcaaaagattactctcgcgatttccaacctcactgtgcaattagttatttttttaattcatatttaatgcttcatgcatgtgccgcaagatttgatatgacagggaatcttgaaaagtttttgaattttaggggaaactaaacaaggcctcattatAGTTTCTACCTAATCTTATCTgtacaaataaaaacttacatgatcttattatcaatCAAACTATTGACAAAATGGACGACAAACACAATAAGCAATTTATTGTTACCTCTAGCAGTTCCCTGATTCAGAGTATTCCcaaggagaaggattttcttcaTTATTTCTTTCAACTTGAGAGAAGTTCGGATCTAATAAAGGAGAATTCTACTTAATACATAAAAATGCAAACCAATTGGAGTTTAATATGACTGAATGACTGATTATTAACATACCTCATTACAAGAAGAGTCTATAATATTTAAACTTCTTCTAAGATCAGCTACTTGTGAACCAaactgaattttgaaagaaaataCCCGCAGTTTCGACTCCATTCTAGGCACTTTCATCAATTCTAGGAAGAACTGCAAAAGAAGAACAATTGTCTCTTGTAAACACACCTAAACATGTACTCTTATCTAACTTGCATAAAGCTATGTATAACTTTacatttttccaaaaaaaaaatatagtcaTTACCTGTTCACATTTCCCAAGATTTTGTTTGTCTCCTGTGTAATTCTGTTAAAAAAAGTAAGAAGgtaaattttacaaaatgacGTCACCATTCTAGTAAAACAACAATCTCGTATTGTGCACCTTGAGAAGTTCCATTTCTTCTTTCGTAGGACAGAACTTTATGAGATTCTCCACTTGATCAACATCCAAGGTGGATTGATCCAAGGCAAGAGCTGCACTCTGGAGAAATCAACCATTGGCAACATGTCAGAAATTATAAAATAATGAGAAACCTTATCTTATGTACCGTCCTCATTCTTACCACCAAATCCGAGAGTGGCATCTTAACTTTTGTCAGCATGATCTCTGTGTTGTTTGCCCTCCTCAACTCAATCTATTCACATTTTAAGTGTCAGAATAGACAAGATCTCAAAGAAAAATGGTGAAATTATTAAACAAATGAAACTTTGCACCATAGTTTTATAATTTAAAAAGGACAAAAACATTTTGGGTATAAGTAGAGTCACCAAAAACTCTGAATTAGAGATGTATTAGTAGTTCACCATGTTCAATTACAAGGCATCTAATTCGATGTTGAATATTAATGTTTATTAATGTTGTCTATGGATCTAAATAACAACCAAAGTTTGAGTTGTCAGAATTACAAATCATAGTAGAATATTTAGGACCAAAACTGAAAAAAATGTTGGCTCATGAAATAATAGAACACATTTAACATACTCATACTTCAAAAGAGTGAATTGTTAACAATACTTACTAGGTGCACTTTTTCTGGTTTTGATCCAAGCGATTTTCTACGTTCAGATTTTGAGCTGTCGTCAGACTTTGGAACAGCTGCAGGAAAAAGGCTCTCAAGTTCTGATATATCGAACTCTGAAACACTGCAGGAAAAAGTTAACACTGTTAAGTAATGTCGAAAGCAAAAATAAACAAACATCTGCATGAGTTAATTGCACTGATCATAAATGTTCTACACGACTATGCTTTGTATGATAAAGAAAAATACCTCTGCGAGTCATCGTTGCGCTGCAATTCTTCCCACAGACTACCTTGAAGGGCCCTTGTCACTTTGACCCAGTGCAATGGCTTCAACGTTGACTTGCGTGAGGCAGCAGCCCCATAAGCTGATCCCAGAGGGCGTACAGCCCCACGTCCTCTGCCTAAGGATGGATTACTTCCTGGTGGTGGCGGTACACCTGGTGCTCTAGGTGGAGCTGGCGCACCTGGTGCACGTCcaccaggtggtggaggtggaggagggCCACCAAGACGTCCTCCAGGTGCAGGAGGTGGTGGAGGTCCTCTTCCACCACCTCCAGGCGGGGGTGGGGGAGGTGGAGCTCCTGGTCGCGCTcctggaggaggcggtggtggtggagctCCTGGCCGTGaacctggaggaggaggtggtggtggagctCCTGGCCGTGcgcctggaggaggaggtggaggtggagcacTTGCACCTGGAgggggtggaggaggtggaggtccagagCGAGCACCTGGAGGGGGCGGAGGTGGTGGTGGACCTGCACGTGAAACAGgaggtgggggtgggggtgctCCTCGgctcgggggaggaggtgggggtgggggtgctCCTCGGCCAGGGGGAGgaggtgggggtgggggtgctCCTCGgccaggaggaggaggtgggggtgggggtgctCCTCGGCCAGGGGGGGGAGGGGGCGGGGGTGAGGGTGCTCCTCGgccaggaggagggggagggggaggtggTGCTGCTGAACGTGCcataggaggaggtggtggtggtggtggcggcggtggaggtggaggtggtgaAGGAGCAGAATGTGacattggtggtggtggtggtggtggtggtggcggcggcggcggtggcggaggaGCACTTGATCGTGTCATGGTGAATggtggcggtggaggtggtggcggtggagCAATTGCATTGCTATTTAGCcttggaggtggaggtggaggtggaggtgggggtgggggtggaGGTATGGTAATGCCACTACCAGTTATCcttggaggaggtggtggaggtggaggtggagtatTTCCACCTACACCTGACCTCGGGGGTGGAGGTgggggaggagggggagggggaggggcaaAGGCCTGTTTCTGTGCTCCTGACGACCTAGGTGGAGAGGCACCTCCAGGTGGAGGTGAGGGTGCTCCTTGGCCAGTAGAACTTGAAGAATAGTTGGTtggaggtggaggaggtggagaaacCTGGCTTCttgatgcaatttgtgcacctggTAACAAGGATTGTTGTCGAGGCGACGGAGCAGACGGTGCAGATGTTGTTTCTCGTGTCAAGTTGCTGCCATATGGTTGTTTCAGTGATAATAAAGGTGCATCATTCACAACACTGATTTTACCATCTGTAGATATGGATCGAATAGCCAGTGCAGCTGGTGAACTGTAGTATCTAGATGGAGGGTGAGATGGCCTATGAACAGAGGTAGCATCAGATTCCCTTTGTGGTGAGATCCATCTGCGTATAGTTTTTGGTTTGCCAAGCTTTGGTTGCTCTTCCGTCTTTACATTGCCTATTGCCATCTTCTTCAATACTGATGACACAGCTTTATCAGGGATTTGCCCTCGATCGTCACTTTCAAGCCTCGGACTCCTTGCCCTAGCTACTGTTCGACTTTGAGGAAGAGCTATACCAAAATCCTGTTTGTCGCCAAGCCCCTCTTGCTTGGCTTTTATCTCAGTTGCTGGCAAGACAACAATTCTGTCATGGACTGAGGTTTTCTTTGTAGGTATGGTTTCCTCAAGGCAAGATTCTAATCTACACCCATCCAATTTGCCATTGGTTGTATCAGAAGGTTTAGCGGTTTGAATCTTGCCATTGTTTTTGCCCAGTGAGTTCCTATTCTCAATAATTGGTTTGTCTATCTTAGCCGCAATGCTCTTTTCATTGACAACGTTTTTTACTTCCTGTACAGTATTACCATTGACAACTATAGTTTTCTCTTCATAGATCACTAGCTCGTTGTCCATACTTATTGTGTTCtcagtgataatcttgatatcACCGTTTTGCAACCCTTCATTTTTCGTAGTTCTCAAGTGGGTATCCCCATCTGTACGTGACAAACTTCTAGGAGACCCAAAAGCACTGTAGTCCAAATCCGGGTATTCTGAGATTTTTGTTTGTTCATCAGCCTGGCATTGAATTTCATCACTGACACTTGGATCAACTGACGTGACTAAAGTTTGTGCAATTACACCTTTTGTGTCCTCCTGACAGGTAGATCCAGACTTGTGTCCCTCTGAATCAACAGATGTAGCAACCACCTGTATATCATGCACATCGTTGTTCTCTTGGCAATTAGTGTTGCTTAGTTTAGCATCTGCAAGAACTTCACGGGGCTGCTGCAAACCTTCTTGGTTCTCAAAACTTGAGATAGGTGCACTTGCCCTTCTCTCATTCATGCTACCTAAATTCTGAGAGACAACAATCTTCACACCCTCATCAAATTGTTGCTTCTCTAGGCTGCTCATTTCTTCAGTTGCCGCCCCACCATCAAATTCTGCACTGCCATCTAATGATATTCCACTATCAGTTGACTGAGTTTCTGGGTCTTTTCTAGCATCATGCCAATCCTCCTCTGCTTCATAGAACTCCTCTCCTACTGAAGCAACATCGGTCTCATCGCCATCATCAGCTACCTCCTCAACAGTAGCAGCAGGCTTGAATGAATCAGGGTCCGAAAAGTGTACCTGGTTCAAAAATTGAGCTATAtttaagatttttttttgagaaaatgatatATTTAAGATTTCTTGGTGCATAGATaaagagaaagaaaataaaaggcaTATAGGAAGAGGTGAGTGTAGTACCTCAGCTCGGAAGTCCCTTGGGAACTGATTATTCACATTCCAAGCAACATCAATATCATCACGATTCAGTCCAAGGATGTTTGATTGAACGAATGCAGTGTTGAACATGATCTGGAACATTGTTTCCTTGTGCTCCATATTATCGCCAATATGGATGAATTCAAGTACCACATCTCCATGAACACGGCAGAACGCACTTAATTTTATAGGGACTTCTGCCTGCATCGCAACCATGTCAATAGATTTTGGATTTGGAATTTGGATATAAACATACAAGTAATTTAGGAGACAGTCACCTGTCCATAACGCTGAAGATGCTTCTTTGTTTTTGGCATCTCGTAAAGGACCTTTGCACTCTTGTTACCAGGACTTGAGTCTTGCCCATGTACACGCAAATATGGCCTACAACCACCATCTGCATCAAACCGTGGAACAACATGGAGAACTACCGAATCCAAGATGAGGGGTCTGCTAATAGGAGGCCATTCAGAACCACCTCCTTGTCTTGTTATATAGTGCAAATATCTCAAATGTGAAGGCTGAGGATTCAAGGGAAAGAACTGTTGTATAAAGTCCCTTCGAGCCTGCTTGTAGACCATATCTAGTGTCTTCTGCTCACCAGTGTATGTTTTGCGATACAAAAGCAGTCCAGCCAACATGAATGCAAGCACTGGCCAGCCCCCTCTCTCACAATGCATCAAAAGCATGTTATGCTGTCCTTCCACTGATAGCCAATTTTCACACGATTTCAAGAAATGATGGATCATCTCAAGCTGAAGCAATGGACATCCTTCATACTGTTGTGGGTAGTCCATTACTGTCATGTCATACTCAGATAATATATCTGAAATCCGGCTTCTTTTGTCCCCAGACC encodes:
- the LOC8060628 gene encoding formin-like protein 5 isoform X2 is translated as MALFRKFFLKKTPDRLLEISERVYVFDCCFSTDSMGEDEYRDYLSGIVAQLQEFFPDASFMVSNFWSGDKRSRISDILSEYDMTVMDYPQQYEGCPLLQLEMIHHFLKSCENWLSVEGQHNMLLMHCERGGWPVLAFMLAGLLLYRKTYTGEQKTLDMVYKQARRDFIQQFFPLNPQPSHLRYLHYITRQGGGSEWPPISRPLILDSVVLHVVPRFDADGGCRPYLRVHGQDSSPGNKSAKVLYEMPKTKKHLQRYGQAEVPIKLSAFCRVHGDVVLEFIHIGDNMEHKETMFQIMFNTAFVQSNILGLNRDDIDVAWNVNNQFPRDFRAEVHFSDPDSFKPAATVEEVADDGDETDVASVGEEFYEAEEDWHDARKDPETQSTDSGISLDGSAEFDGGAATEEMSSLEKQQFDEGVKIVVSQNLGSMNERRASAPISSFENQEGLQQPREVLADAKLSNTNCQENNDVHDIQVVATSVDSEGHKSGSTCQEDTKGVIAQTLVTSVDPSVSDEIQCQADEQTKISEYPDLDYSAFGSPRSLSRTDGDTHLRTTKNEGLQNGDIKIITENTISMDNELVIYEEKTIVVNGNTVQEVKNVVNEKSIAAKIDKPIIENRNSLGKNNGKIQTAKPSDTTNGKLDGCRLESCLEETIPTKKTSVHDRIVVLPATEIKAKQEGLGDKQDFGIALPQSRTVARARSPRLESDDRGQIPDKAVSSVLKKMAIGNVKTEEQPKLGKPKTIRRWISPQRESDATSVHRPSHPPSRYYSSPAALAIRSISTDGKISVVNDAPLLSLKQPYGSNLTRETTSAPSAPSPRQQSLLPGAQIASRSQVSPPPPPPTNYSSSSTGQGAPSPPPGGASPPRSSGAQKQAFAPPPPPPPPPPPPRSGVGGNTPPPPPPPPPRITGSGITIPPPPPPPPPPPPPPRLNSNAIAPPPPPPPPPFTMTRSSAPPPPPPPPPPPPPPPPMSHSAPSPPPPPPPPPPPPPPPMARSAAPPPPPPPPGRGAPSPPPPPPPGRGAPPPPPPPPGRGAPPPPPPPPGRGAPPPPPPPPSRGAPPPPPPVSRAGPPPPPPPPGARSGPPPPPPPPGASAPPPPPPPGARPGAPPPPPPPGSRPGAPPPPPPPGARPGAPPPPPPPGGGGRGPPPPPAPGGRLGGPPPPPPPGGRAPGAPAPPRAPGVPPPPGSNPSLGRGRGAVRPLGSAYGAAASRKSTLKPLHWVKVTRALQGSLWEELQRNDDSQSVSEFDISELESLFPAAVPKSDDSSKSERRKSLGSKPEKVHLIELRRANNTEIMLTKVKMPLSDLVSAALALDQSTLDVDQVENLIKFCPTKEEMELLKNYTGDKQNLGKCEQFFLELMKVPRMESKLRVFSFKIQFGSQVADLRRSLNIIDSSCNEIRTSLKLKEIMKKILLLGNTLNQGTARGAAVGFRLDSLLKLTDTRATNNKMTLMHYLCKVLAARSPQLLNFYVDLVSLDAASKIQLKMLAEEMQAVSKGLEKVQLEYDASERDGPVSEIFREKLKEFTDNAGADVQLLSSLFSEVGKKADALIKYFGEDPVRCPFEQVISTLLTFVTTFRKAHEENLKQAELEKKRAEKEAEAEKAKNTQLTSKNDSKPSNPSRQAKQTLERTRSASRRGRDVG
- the LOC8060628 gene encoding formin-like protein 5 isoform X1, coding for MALFRKFFLKKTPDRLLEISERVYVFDCCFSTDSMGEDEYRDYLSGIVAQLQEFFPDASFMVSNFWSGDKRSRISDILSEYDMTVMDYPQQYEGCPLLQLEMIHHFLKSCENWLSVEGQHNMLLMHCERGGWPVLAFMLAGLLLYRKTYTGEQKTLDMVYKQARRDFIQQFFPLNPQPSHLRYLHYITRQGGGSEWPPISRPLILDSVVLHVVPRFDADGGCRPYLRVHGQDSSPGNKSAKVLYEMPKTKKHLQRYGQAEVPIKLSAFCRVHGDVVLEFIHIGDNMEHKETMFQIMFNTAFVQSNILGLNRDDIDVAWNVNNQFPRDFRAEVHFSDPDSFKPAATVEEVADDGDETDVASVGEEFYEAEEDWHDARKDPETQSTDSGISLDGSAEFDGGAATEEMSSLEKQQFDEGVKIVVSQNLGSMNERRASAPISSFENQEGLQQPREVLADAKLSNTNCQENNDVHDIQVVATSVDSEGHKSGSTCQEDTKGVIAQTLVTSVDPSVSDEIQCQADEQTKISEYPDLDYSAFGSPRSLSRTDGDTHLRTTKNEGLQNGDIKIITENTISMDNELVIYEEKTIVVNGNTVQEVKNVVNEKSIAAKIDKPIIENRNSLGKNNGKIQTAKPSDTTNGKLDGCRLESCLEETIPTKKTSVHDRIVVLPATEIKAKQEGLGDKQDFGIALPQSRTVARARSPRLESDDRGQIPDKAVSSVLKKMAIGNVKTEEQPKLGKPKTIRRWISPQRESDATSVHRPSHPPSRYYSSPAALAIRSISTDGKISVVNDAPLLSLKQPYGSNLTRETTSAPSAPSPRQQSLLPGAQIASRSQVSPPPPPPTNYSSSSTGQGAPSPPPGGASPPRSSGAQKQAFAPPPPPPPPPPPPRSGVGGNTPPPPPPPPPRITGSGITIPPPPPPPPPPPPPPRLNSNAIAPPPPPPPPPFTMTRSSAPPPPPPPPPPPPPPPPMSHSAPSPPPPPPPPPPPPPPPMARSAAPPPPPPPPGRGAPSPPPPPPPGRGAPPPPPPPPGRGAPPPPPPPPGRGAPPPPPPPPSRGAPPPPPPVSRAGPPPPPPPPGARSGPPPPPPPPGASAPPPPPPPGARPGAPPPPPPPGSRPGAPPPPPPPGARPGAPPPPPPPGGGGRGPPPPPAPGGRLGGPPPPPPPGGRAPGAPAPPRAPGVPPPPGSNPSLGRGRGAVRPLGSAYGAAASRKSTLKPLHWVKVTRALQGSLWEELQRNDDSQSVSEFDISELESLFPAAVPKSDDSSKSERRKSLGSKPEKVHLIELRRANNTEIMLTKVKMPLSDLVSAALALDQSTLDVDQVENLIKFCPTKEEMELLKNYTGDKQNLGKCEQFFLELMKVPRMESKLRVFSFKIQFGSQVADLRRSLNIIDSSCNEIRTSLKLKEIMKKILLLGNTLNQGTARGAAVGFRLDSLLKLTDTRATNNKMTLMHYLCKVLAARSPQLLNFYVDLVSLDAASKIQLKMLAEEMQAVSKGLEKVQLEYDASERDGPVSEIFREKLKEFTDNAGADVQLLSSLFSEVGKKADALIKYFGEDPVRCPFEQVISTLLTFVTTFRKAHEENLKQAELEKKRAEKEAEAEKAKNTQLTSKNVLSLVYFAVLVNFISSLYLCFLKYCSQDSKPSNPSRQAKQTLERTRSASRRGRDVG